From the genome of Athalia rosae chromosome 3, iyAthRosa1.1, whole genome shotgun sequence:
TATAAAATCCAGCTCATCGTAACGAAGAtggtaataaaagaaaaaaaaaaaaaaaaaacaaggaaaaaactcCATCATTCTTCAAATTATCGCACAATTCTATCGAATTTACGTGGAGTGGTTCATCGAATCGAAATAGATGCACGAAAATCGGCGGCGCCATTCCGTTCCGCACAATGAATGTTTTTTGCTTAAACTGGATGATTCGAACATTGACGATTGGAGTGTCAAAAGCTAGCAACCGTAAAGGTGAAATTCGCAATATCTCGACTCccgattttcgaataaattttcttccctgCGCCATCTTCTGAAATCGGAGTGATCCGCACCCTCGGATGGGAGCGTATGAATAAAACAGAGGAGGAAAAGGGTTCGGCCGAGATGCTTCGGACAAGTCAATTTTTGAGTTCACCGGTTCGTTCGAACCATCgggttcgcattttttttttttgcgggaCACGCCACTGCGGACGCTCGCCCTCGGTACAATGACGATTGAAGGTGTGTCGAGTAggttgataaaaatgatcttACGTGTCAGGGCTCTGGTCGGTGTCGGATTCCTCCAGTTCGGCCTTGTTGCGTTTTTTCTCGTAGACGAGAATAATGGCGCAAAGTATGATGACCTCCGCGCAGATTCCAAGGAACGGCCACAGAGCAGCGAATTTATCTTTCACCCTGAGGTAGGTGTGCCCGGAGGCGATCACACCACCGGCACGTGTGAATTTAACGAAACAATAGATGTCACCGCGATCTTTTTCCCCAACATCTTCGACCGTCAATACAGCACCCTCGATATCATGTTCCTCGTCTTTGGTTATCTTAACGCGACCGTTTTCATCGCTGGTTGTGTAGTTCACTTCGCCGAGTTTCCACGTGACTTTAGCACCCAAACCCGGTACCGTCTGACAAACTAGGTGCAATTCCTTACCCTCGACCACGTGCGAGTTGGGAGGTAATTTTGCCGTTGGTTTCgctaaaaaaacaaagtagtTCACAAACGACTGACGAGAATTCGacaaaattgaaggaaaaagaacggagagaaagaagaatggAAAGATCAACGACGTCTGCACCGTTCCAGAGATGAAAAGATGTctctgatttttgttttttttgttcttgtttttttcttttgttcgttCAATCGAGTGGTTTTTGGGTTTTACGTCGACGTTGGATATACTCACGGATAAGACGCCAGTTGGAGAGGTAAGTGGTGGAGTCATTGTGCTTGCAGGAGTAGTTTCCCGTTAACGCTTCCGATTGTTTTTCGATAGTCAatattcttccattttcgacgaattgaattttatccGTTTTCATGTCGGTGGAATTGTCACGGAACCAAACCACCTGATCTTTTCTCGTCGTGTTACATTCTATACTAAGCCCCGTTGATGAATTGGAGTCTAATATTCGAATAATAACGCGATTACCCAACGGTGCTGTTTCATTTTGTGCCGGCTGTGCTGATGTCTCCGACGCTgagaaaatggaaggaaaaaaatattcacgttcATTAAACAATTTCATCGTCATTGATTGTGAGATAATATAAAAGTCATCGCCGAATCGGCGAatcgtcgaagaaatttcttataattgttttttttttcttttcaacaaaacgaaaaacagtTCACCACTCAAAATTTCGCGGTCTAGACCGACTATGTAAAATAGATGCATCAAGTGCGTTAGTTACCGTCACAATTCATTcgtaaataacaaaatttttttttttttttttttgctaaaatgcacaacgttgaaaattaaatttaaaaattctacaAATGCAATATGAACactacattttttcaaacaaaatgtCAAAGTTACGAAGGACATAAACCACATACGtacaatgtatatacatgaataCTGTTGCGAGAACAACACGATTCTGTTGTTTCGTTGATTTCGTATTTTATGCGTTCACTACACGTATGCATACAAAATTTGTACTTTAAATATTAGATGTGATCAACGATACAACGACGCTCAAATTAAAACAGTTTTTGTTAATGATTAATAATTGGTTAGGTTAATCCGCACATGGAAATAAGTGAAACAACAACGAGCACATCGAATTCCTAACAGACAATTACTGACAGATGTGCAagaattcttgaaaaaaaattcgaaaattgcgTGAAAACGTTTTCGATAATGCGACaagtaaaaagtgaaaactaGCAGTGATGACAtccgaaatagaaaaaatcacACGACAATCTATcgtaattaatcaatcgatcatCTATCGGGtgcttatacctatatttacaTGTGGTTTCAACACGCACAACTTCGCAAGGTGATgtgcgatgttttttttttttctttattttatagcGTCGATAGATCTATGACAGATAACCGTCGTACTCCAAATTTCTTATCTACGAGCTAGCGACAATCGTAATCTTGAAATCGACGTGAATTGTTATTACATCCGTAATTCCTTGTACGGTTGTATCGATTTCTATCACAGGTACATCAATTTGGATCGATTACACTCTCTGGTTCGCCTGTAGCgtggaaattaattttcaatatagCCAATGTTCGCAATTTTGTGCCGCAGTGGCAACGCCAGTGAATCTACACCTCGATAAAGATCGACGACTTGTGATACACACGAGGGAAGTTCACatcgatttaatttttgtgtatttgcccccccccccccccccccttgccCCCGTTTGCCACCTCTTATCGCAAAATTGCAGGGATGAAGCCGAGCAGAACACCACCGACCGCGTTTCACGTATTATAGAGACACGTATATAAGTATGAAATTCTTTCGCGCGAATCTCAAGTTCCGGATTATGCTATTGGTTCTGAAGAAAATATGCAAGTAAAACTCCGCGGGTTTATACCGTGTCTGGAGTATCAGCACTTTCGGTCTTACCGTCCTACCTTATGGAAGTAACTGTATTTACTCGTAGCGATCGCAAGcgattttcgcaatttttttttccaccgactCCGCACCCATAATGCACGGAAAAGTAAGGAGAACCGGGTCGGTGGATAGAGAAAAGTTCCGTCTCCGCAAAAACTGCGGAACTTAGCAAATCGTTCAATGAGATACACATCCGAGTAAGTATAATTTAAACCAGACGATCGTATCGCCGTATAAAATAGTTGCTACGTTCTAAATATATCGTATTAAGCCGCGTTCAACTTTACCGATAGATTTTTATAGCCGGTAGTTTATTCGGTCGACGAATACATCGGTATACCCCCGCACCTTCTCGTTTCCATGAGAAAATCCGATTCATAATCCGAAGGTATCGCGACGTTCCGTACcgacgagaaaacgagaaggTCGTTAAACAACACCTTGAGCGACCGTCCGTCTTTCGAAGGAGACTCGAGtttcaaagagagaaaataattaagataaAAAAGTCGCGTTCGAAATTCCGCACTCTGCGAAATTATTCATCCGATGAATTCAGGTAACGTAACACCGAATGGATTTACGTGTTTACAAATGATATGcttcacgtatacgtagaaaCGAGGGTAatgtttttcttgtttcaacccGACGACATCTCGTAGTCGATAAGGTTACCCAAGGTGTACACAGTATATACCCGATATAAAGATCTTGGCGGAAATTGGAACGTGCGTCAGGATAATTGAATCCGTTGGTACGAGCGAGCGGCCCGACACAAGGTTGTTATTATTCTCGGCACAGCTGACTTTGAAGGGCATGCCGAGGGGGATGGGTGTACGCGTATCCGCCTATACCGTAAAGTACGGGGTACGGGATTTATGCGGCGGAAGTTTGTGAGGGTTAAAAGGATGGAGTTAATAGTTACTGTAAGGCCGGAGCTTTACGCGGGGCGTTAGTTTGAACGGTGCGGTAGGGCAAGGTacagccgccgccgccgccgccgccgcggcaCGGCATCGCATCGCACGATATTCGGCGAGAAAGGAGGAGAATACAACGCCGGTGAAGACGGATCGATGAAACTCGGCTGTGTTTCACTCGCGGGACGCAAGATAAGGGCGCCACATCCCGATCCGCGGCGCCTAAAATACGGCAACCCCTGCGGCGTAACGTTGCCGAAGTCTTACGTATTTCGCGTATTCATCTTTTCATCTGTATGCGCGCAACGTTGCTTAAGTACCCCGGGCATATTTAACGACGGTGTACGAACGTtgcgggtggggggggggatttaggacatttttgaaaaagttaatTCCCGGAAATCACGCTTCATCGTCGTAGAGCGAGGATGTACCTCCGCGGAAATTTCCGCAGGATAATCCTGATTAATCGATTTGTATTGTAGCGATAAGTAGCTACGAGGATCCCCTCAAAGTCCCTTATAAATCCGAGAAAGCTCGCCGAGATCCGAGCGCGCTACCGCCAGCGCGAGaatattcgttgaattttcaacgggGGTACCAAACTTCGCGAACCTCCTCGAATCCCACAAGATCTGCACGGAGCGCTGTTTCGCGCGGAGGTTCTAGAAAATCGCTCCGAGTGTATTCCACGAAATTCCGGAAGTCCGAAATTCCGGTGACAGTTCATCGGAGCAATTGACCTTTCGACGAGGTATCGGTGTACCGATTTTATCGAAAAGAGGCACCCCGACGTCTGAGCTCTTTCGGAAGGTCAATTCATGTAATTCACATTCCCCTCCGAGCAGCGAGTGAACAACcgaatgcaaaaaaaacaaaaaaaaaaagaaggaagaaagagaagagaataacAAACACTCTTAATTAATGGATCCGACACGCCTAGGCCGAAGCCTCGGTTCGGCTAATGCCTCCGAAGAATTTAGTTCGCTGACGTGAGTTGGCTACAAATCAGAAACACGCTAACCGCGAAGTGAGAGAATATTCCGCACACAATGTCCTGATTTTCCTACTGGTACAAGGTCGCGAAAAAAACGGGCATCGGCCCGGCCGCCCCGCGGCGTAGGTTAATATTTCTTggtttgatcaatttttcattctttcttctctctctctctctctctaactAACTGCTCTCTGTAGGCGGCGCGTATTCCACGCTTCGGAGATCGCGACGTGGCCAAATTTATTAGTGGAAGTGTATAAATATCCGCCGTGTACGCGGTGCatgaaatttccaattttctgtATACAGAATATAACTGGAAGGCGATAATTGGATACGATAAATAAAGGGGCAGTGTATATAACGCCGCAATATCCTTCGGGATAACAATGAGATTCATTAAACGAGTAGAGAGATTCTTTCAAATACAGAGAGGATGTTCTTTCGGAAGATTgatcttttcccttttcgcgATGCAACGGCAACGGAAGCATCGCCAGTGGCAGCCAACAGCCTTTCAATTAATGGATTAAGTATACGTCACTCCGGCCGCTATCTGATCTCGACATCCTCTTTCGATTTATAGCGTAAAGATTTCACGGGATTTCGTTCCCTCATGTTACAGCGTTTATACAACCGGTCAGTTTGATTTCACAGTACCGAAAAGAtggtcaatttttattcgctaaTCACAGCTTCATTTATTCGCGGTTATTCGTTAGAGAGAAGGATATGGAGGGTGGCGAACCGCGTTCCCTCTCGcattttctctgtttcttctttctctcgctaAGTCAATttaaactgacaatgaaaagaaaattgaaaacttccATTTGCTGCGATGTTTTATGCGAAGCTTCGGACGAACTCTCGTGAGACGGCAAAGTGTTGAAGATTTTCACGAAACACATAAGTTTCTATTTGATGAATAGAAAACCGCACGGAATagcgaaaggagaaaaaacgcgACGACGGAGGAGCTTCAAatttgatgagaaaatttgcgaatctaaaaaacaaagaagaacacgagaaaaacaaatctcTTTTCCCCCGGTTAggttctctcctttttcttagGATGCAATCTTTCATATCTGCGTAACcttgtagaaaaaataaaaacaagaaaaatgttatttctttttcgttctacACGTTGTATGTACATCGATAGACGCACGTAATATTACTTACGCTTCACGCACTTTTCAGACGCCGAGCTGCTAAGGGAGTTACCTTaaatttacatttatattttGCGTTTAAGAATCCgatgcatgtatacatattacatatatacctggTATACAAACACAAGCGActatatttttatgtaatatataacatatatatatctaggtACCTATGTACGAAACGCGTAATATATATGGAAATTACGTCACAGCCTGTAGTTTCGTATACGTAAATGGGCCGTGACTAGCGCTGTGAAGCGaatagtaggtatatatagatgtacgtatgtacaacatgtacgtacgtaaacctatcaagtatatatacgtgggcAGGTTTGATGCGACGTTATTCACAATCGGTTGAAGAACTCGTcgatgtaaaagaaaaaaatcgcgtcaATTCTAATCGACGAagagattagaaaaaatcctTCGCGTTTGCAGGGGATGAATAATTAGAAATCGACCTCTGTATACGTATCACCCCGAGTcgccattttcatttcgagCGTCATAACTCATACGATCGCTTCGTACCGGTTGCTATCGTATTCCGTTTTGTCGCgcggtataaaaattattgaaatatttgcaATTCGTCGTTACGTCGCGTCCGCGTCGAGTGTTTTTCGAGtggagctgctgctgctgctgctgcagtaggtaggtaggtaggtaggtgggtacacACGCGCTTGTGTGTCGCGCGCGGTATGCGCCGCGTATTCGTACTTGTGataacaagattttttttttttttttttcgcgaagctgacatttttatgaaatttccATTTCGTATAATCAAAgtacacacgtgtacctaCTACTATGCGCCATGCGTCGacgtttcgataaaaaatgaattattatctttataataattattattcatatttattcataaatgtATTCGAATGTGTCGCAGGACGAGTGATCGataacgaatttttcaacgcttcgGATCCCATCTATAGTCGCGTTACGTGTGACGGGCACGTAACGCGCCCGCGAATATCTTGGATACAGTCGCGACAGAcgtggtgggaaaaaaaaggggaaataaAAACCGAAAGGTGcgggagagaaaatgaagagatggaagaaaaaaaaagaaagaaacgacaaCCTTATCATATGCAGACGGAGTAACGTCACATacgcggtatacctatacgtacgtacgcttcGTACGTAGATGGAATAATACGAGGCGAAGTTGCGGACGGAATGTAAAAGTAGGCGGATATCACGATGTTCCATTTTTGAGTTACGGGGGATGCGATAATTAACAATTATCGATCGTAAACTAGACGTGCATAGCGTGAGTGTGATATTTGGCTGCGTTATTCTCCGTCGCTAGGATAAGCCGGGGTATGGATGTAAATTTTTGCAGGATAACGGGTCGCGGGTGGGATTCGCGTATACCGCGTTACTTTTATGACGGATAGAAGCTTATTTTGTAACGCAATCTGGTGAAATATCAAATCCTCCGCGGAGTAGGTACTATATACCATTGTGTTGTATATAGGGAGGCGAAAGTAGGAGATTGGCGGTGGCCACAGTCGGCCATTTCTGTAGCCAAAAAGGGTGAAGAAGAGTGAAGAGCGAAGAGCGAAGGAcggagggcggagggcggagggcgTAGGGCGGAACGGGTGGAGGTTCAAGGGTGCAGTGGAAGGGCCAGAGGGCGAGGGCAACAAAACGAAAACGGCCAATAAACCAGGACGAGCCTAATGGAGAGAGTgaaaaggatgaaaagaatgaaaaggatgaaaagaagaagcgcCCTCGAGGGGGAGAGAGGGAACTGGATTGGAGGATCGAAGGATATAAAGAACGTCGGAGGACGACGCCTTCTCGCATCTCCtacgtttcttatttttatttatt
Proteins encoded in this window:
- the LOC105690365 gene encoding basigin isoform X1; the protein is MDRQAGFLAIALLFLANFLTIQADNVGRIQYIGHTNPRVGGPWSIRCEGLLDTDKVNWTRNGVSIEKEFQDKELTMENDATSSTIRADAAKLKHQGNYSCTEDSDFPHVIRVHGASETSAQPAQNETAPLGNRVIIRILDSNSSTGLSIECNTTRKDQVVWFRDNSTDMKTDKIQFVENGRILTIEKQSEALTGNYSCKHNDSTTYLSNWRLIPKPTAKLPPNSHVVEGKELHLVCQTVPGLGAKVTWKLGEVNYTTSDENGRVKITKDEEHDIEGAVLTVEDVGEKDRGDIYCFVKFTRAGGVIASGHTYLRVKDKFAALWPFLGICAEVIILCAIILVYEKKRNKAELEESDTDQSPDTKPTPNKDSDVRHRK
- the LOC105690365 gene encoding basigin isoform X2 is translated as MDRQAGFLAIALLFLANFLTIQAASETSAQPAQNETAPLGNRVIIRILDSNSSTGLSIECNTTRKDQVVWFRDNSTDMKTDKIQFVENGRILTIEKQSEALTGNYSCKHNDSTTYLSNWRLIPKPTAKLPPNSHVVEGKELHLVCQTVPGLGAKVTWKLGEVNYTTSDENGRVKITKDEEHDIEGAVLTVEDVGEKDRGDIYCFVKFTRAGGVIASGHTYLRVKDKFAALWPFLGICAEVIILCAIILVYEKKRNKAELEESDTDQSPDTKPTPNKDSDVRHRK